The Methylobacterium sp. PvR107 genome contains a region encoding:
- a CDS encoding AMP-binding protein, with protein sequence MPSPPSDRASDRPWLASYPAGVPADIDVASLGTLVDLFETSVAAFADRPAMLCFGSTMTYATLGQQARDLAAWLQGQGLAKGDRVAIMLPNVPAYAVAIFGVLLAGGTVVNTNPLYTPREFAQQINDSGARILIVLENFGATVAAALPDVTLERVALVGPGDGLGLKGQVINLASRHVRKAVPPFQLPDGLAIPFTGVLRRGRSLPPASARVEPEDLAFLQYTGGTTGIAKAAMLSHRNIMANVEQSQLWFNSKDPSIRRCAVTALPLYHIFALTACFFQFMRNGGACLLIPNPRDCDGMVKTLSRTHFTHLMGVNTLFNVLINHPKIGTVDFSHLDFVVGGGTAVQRAVAERWKALTGNTIIEGYGLSETSPVVCVNPHGMRDFSGTIGFPLPSTEVSIRDVAGQVAPVGQPGEICVRGPQVMRGYWNRPEETARAMTPDGFFRTGDVAVMQADGQFRIVDRMKDMILVSGFNVYPNEVEDVLAAHPAVLECAVVGAPSEETGEMVVAHIVLKDPSVSTDAIRAHARTQLTGYKVPRRVVLHDTLPKTNVGKVLRRMLRDETPPA encoded by the coding sequence ATGCCGTCCCCACCGAGCGATCGGGCGTCGGATCGGCCCTGGCTGGCCTCGTATCCGGCCGGTGTCCCGGCAGACATCGACGTGGCGAGCCTGGGAACGCTCGTCGATCTCTTCGAGACCAGCGTGGCCGCCTTCGCCGATCGCCCGGCGATGCTGTGTTTCGGCTCGACCATGACCTATGCCACCCTCGGGCAGCAGGCGCGGGACCTCGCGGCCTGGCTGCAGGGGCAGGGTCTGGCAAAGGGCGACCGCGTCGCGATCATGCTGCCGAACGTGCCGGCCTACGCGGTGGCGATCTTCGGCGTCCTCCTCGCCGGCGGCACGGTGGTCAACACCAATCCGCTCTACACGCCCCGCGAATTCGCCCAGCAGATCAACGATTCGGGCGCGCGGATCCTGATCGTCCTGGAAAACTTCGGTGCCACAGTCGCGGCAGCGCTGCCAGACGTGACACTCGAGCGGGTTGCCCTGGTCGGCCCCGGTGACGGACTCGGGCTCAAAGGTCAGGTGATCAACCTGGCGAGCCGCCACGTGCGCAAGGCGGTGCCGCCGTTCCAATTGCCGGACGGCCTGGCGATCCCGTTCACCGGCGTCCTGCGCCGGGGCCGCAGCCTGCCGCCGGCCTCGGCGCGGGTCGAGCCGGAGGATCTGGCGTTCCTGCAATACACCGGCGGCACGACCGGCATCGCCAAGGCCGCGATGCTCAGCCACCGCAACATCATGGCCAATGTCGAGCAGTCGCAGCTCTGGTTCAACTCGAAGGATCCGAGCATCCGGCGCTGCGCGGTGACGGCACTGCCGCTCTACCATATCTTCGCGCTGACCGCGTGCTTCTTCCAGTTCATGCGCAATGGCGGCGCGTGCCTGCTGATCCCGAACCCGCGCGACTGCGACGGCATGGTGAAGACGCTGAGCCGGACCCACTTCACCCACCTGATGGGCGTCAACACGCTGTTCAACGTGCTGATCAACCATCCGAAGATCGGCACGGTGGATTTCTCGCATCTCGACTTCGTGGTCGGTGGCGGCACGGCCGTGCAGCGGGCCGTGGCCGAGCGCTGGAAGGCACTGACCGGCAACACGATCATCGAGGGCTACGGCCTGTCGGAGACCTCACCGGTTGTGTGCGTCAACCCGCACGGGATGCGCGACTTCTCCGGCACGATCGGCTTCCCGCTTCCCTCCACCGAGGTCTCGATCCGCGATGTCGCCGGGCAGGTCGCGCCCGTCGGGCAGCCGGGGGAGATCTGCGTCCGCGGCCCGCAGGTGATGCGCGGCTACTGGAACCGCCCCGAGGAGACGGCCCGCGCGATGACCCCGGACGGGTTCTTCCGCACGGGCGACGTCGCGGTGATGCAGGCCGACGGCCAGTTCCGCATCGTCGACCGGATGAAGGACATGATCCTCGTCTCGGGATTCAACGTCTATCCGAACGAAGTCGAGGACGTCCTGGCCGCCCATCCGGCCGTGCTCGAATGCGCCGTGGTCGGCGCGCCGAGCGAGGAGACCGGCGAGATGGTCGTCGCCCACATCGTCCTGAAGGATCCGTCGGTCTCGACCGACGCCATCCGCGCCCACGCGCGCACGCAGCTCACCGGCTACAAGGTCCCCCGGCGGGTGGTCCTCCACGACACGCTGCCCAAGACCAATGTCGGCAAGGTGCTGCGCCGGATGCTGCGCGACGAGACGCCCCCGGCCTGA
- a CDS encoding leucyl aminopeptidase codes for MADGIEIGFGPLEQSGQGSGGSGDLVVFVGDDLVLGAAARDVLGAPGADLVARAASSEKFKGRSLTALSLPAPSGVKADRLVVVGLGSEKDRAKTDWPVLGGFTASKVAGRTARVVLDWPGATVTAAQAGEFALGARLRNYTFDRYKTKKKPDADEKSGTALTLLLADQGAARAGENARTLSESVILARDLVNEPPNVLFPEEFARRASDLSKLGVEIEVLEPARMHELGMGALLAVAQGSVREPRVVIMRWNGGPAGEAPVALIGKGVIFDSGGISIKPGGGMEDMKGDMGGAAAVVGAVRALAARKARCNVVGAIGIVENMPDGGAYRPSDIVTSMSGQTIEVINTDAEGRLVLADVITHIVRSAKPKAIVDLATLTGAIIVALGQDIAGMFSNDDTLAGNINAAGEATGEKVWRMPLIPAYDKAIDSKFADMKNTGGRHGGAATAASFIKRYVEDVPWAHLDIAGVAMSSNASEINRSWGAGWGVRLLDRLIQDHYEAR; via the coding sequence ATGGCGGACGGTATCGAGATCGGTTTCGGCCCCCTGGAACAGAGCGGCCAGGGTTCCGGCGGATCGGGCGATCTCGTGGTTTTCGTCGGTGACGATCTCGTCCTCGGAGCGGCCGCCCGCGACGTGTTGGGCGCCCCCGGGGCGGATCTCGTCGCCCGCGCCGCGTCCTCGGAGAAGTTCAAGGGCCGGTCGCTGACGGCCCTGAGCCTCCCGGCCCCTTCGGGCGTCAAGGCCGACCGCCTCGTCGTCGTCGGCCTCGGCTCCGAGAAGGACCGTGCCAAGACCGACTGGCCGGTGCTCGGCGGCTTCACCGCCAGCAAGGTGGCGGGACGGACCGCCCGGGTGGTGCTCGACTGGCCGGGCGCGACGGTGACGGCGGCGCAGGCCGGCGAGTTCGCCCTCGGCGCGCGGCTGCGCAACTACACATTCGACCGCTATAAGACCAAGAAGAAGCCCGATGCCGACGAGAAGTCCGGCACGGCGCTGACCCTCCTGCTCGCCGACCAGGGCGCGGCGCGCGCGGGCGAGAACGCCCGGACGCTCTCGGAGAGCGTGATCCTGGCGCGCGACCTCGTGAACGAGCCGCCGAACGTGCTCTTCCCGGAGGAATTCGCCCGGCGGGCCTCGGACCTGTCGAAGCTCGGCGTCGAGATCGAGGTGCTGGAGCCCGCGCGGATGCACGAGCTCGGCATGGGCGCGCTGCTGGCCGTGGCTCAGGGCTCCGTCCGCGAGCCGCGGGTCGTCATCATGCGCTGGAACGGCGGCCCCGCCGGCGAGGCCCCCGTGGCCCTGATCGGCAAGGGCGTGATCTTCGATTCCGGCGGCATCTCCATCAAGCCCGGCGGCGGCATGGAGGACATGAAGGGCGATATGGGCGGCGCGGCCGCCGTCGTCGGCGCGGTTCGCGCGCTCGCGGCCCGCAAGGCGCGCTGCAACGTGGTCGGCGCCATCGGCATCGTCGAGAACATGCCGGACGGCGGCGCCTACCGGCCCTCCGACATCGTGACGTCGATGTCGGGCCAGACCATCGAGGTGATCAACACCGACGCCGAGGGTCGACTCGTTCTGGCCGACGTGATCACCCACATCGTCCGCAGCGCCAAGCCCAAGGCGATCGTCGACCTCGCGACGCTGACCGGGGCCATCATCGTGGCACTCGGCCAGGACATTGCCGGGATGTTCTCGAACGACGACACGCTGGCGGGCAACATCAACGCCGCCGGCGAGGCCACCGGCGAGAAGGTCTGGCGGATGCCGCTGATCCCCGCCTACGACAAGGCGATCGATTCCAAGTTCGCCGACATGAAGAACACCGGCGGCCGTCACGGCGGCGCCGCCACCGCGGCCTCGTTCATCAAGCGCTACGTCGAGGACGTGCCGTGGGCGCATCTCGACATCGCCGGCGTGGCGATGTCGTCGAACGCGAGCGAGATCAACCGCAGCTGGGGCGCGGGCTGGGGCGTCCGGCTGCTCGACCGGCTGATCCAGGATCATTACGAGGCCCGGTAG
- the lptF gene encoding LPS export ABC transporter permease LptF yields the protein MRQIERYIFRIALGATLACLVGLTGTIWLTQALRELDLVTAKGQTLLVFLFVTGLSLPTLLVVIAPVALFIGTIYALNKLNGDSELIVMSAAGMPPRSLLRPFLTLALIVSFLVGFLVVVVMPASFQELRDVITRVRGDFIANVVKEGQFTQLDNGITFHFRERGPGGTLKGLFIQDRREAGKTKVYLADRGNAVDIDGQSYLILENGSVHQQQKDSRDSSILTFERYTIDLAAFAPPDSDTIYKPRERSTAQLLFPDTTEGYYKLQKGRFRAELHDRLSACLYPLALVFIAFAALGDPRTTRQGRGLAVAGAILAVVGLRIAGFAAASAAARSQGAVAAVYGAPLLAIALSCLLIFFGPRVRAFNAALVRGTWGLVRGQRLAPAA from the coding sequence ATGAGGCAGATCGAACGCTACATCTTTCGCATCGCCCTGGGCGCCACCCTCGCCTGCCTGGTCGGGCTGACCGGGACGATCTGGCTCACGCAGGCGCTGCGCGAGCTCGACCTCGTGACCGCCAAGGGGCAGACCCTGCTGGTGTTCCTGTTCGTCACGGGCCTGTCGCTGCCGACGCTGCTCGTGGTGATCGCCCCGGTGGCCCTGTTCATCGGCACGATCTACGCGCTGAACAAGCTCAACGGCGATTCCGAGCTGATCGTCATGTCGGCGGCCGGGATGCCGCCGCGCTCGCTCCTGCGGCCGTTCCTGACACTGGCGCTGATCGTCAGCTTCCTGGTCGGCTTCCTGGTGGTTGTGGTCATGCCGGCGAGCTTCCAAGAGCTGCGCGACGTGATCACCCGGGTCCGCGGCGACTTCATCGCCAATGTCGTCAAGGAGGGGCAGTTCACTCAGCTCGACAACGGCATCACCTTCCATTTTCGCGAGCGCGGGCCGGGCGGCACCCTCAAGGGGCTGTTCATCCAGGACCGGCGCGAGGCCGGAAAGACCAAGGTCTATCTCGCCGACCGGGGCAACGCGGTCGATATCGATGGACAGAGCTACCTGATCCTGGAGAACGGCAGCGTCCACCAGCAGCAGAAGGACTCGCGCGATTCCTCGATCCTGACCTTCGAGCGCTACACGATCGACCTCGCCGCGTTCGCGCCGCCCGATTCCGACACGATCTACAAGCCGCGCGAGCGCTCGACGGCGCAGCTCCTGTTCCCGGATACGACCGAGGGCTACTATAAGCTCCAGAAAGGCCGCTTCCGGGCCGAGCTGCACGACCGGCTCTCCGCATGCCTCTACCCGCTGGCGCTCGTCTTCATCGCCTTCGCGGCTCTGGGCGATCCCCGCACGACCCGCCAGGGACGCGGCTTGGCGGTCGCCGGGGCGATCCTCGCGGTGGTCGGCCTGCGCATCGCGGGTTTCGCGGCAGCGAGCGCCGCCGCGCGCAGCCAGGGTGCGGTGGCGGCCGTCTACGGCGCGCCGCTGCTCGCCATCGCGCTCTCCTGCCTCCTGATCTTCTTCGGCCCGCGGGTGCGCGCGTTCAACGCCGCCCTGGTCCGAGGAACCTGGGGCTTGGTGCGCGGGCAGCGCCTCGCGCCGGCGGCCTGA
- the msrP gene encoding protein-methionine-sulfoxide reductase catalytic subunit MsrP, which translates to MLIKRKRGWEIPEHLVTPEAVFLNRRTLIGGAAGLAAGSLLGGRAVRAATGDQPLYPAPQNPAYALDRPLTPERFSADYNNFYEFGTSKTVLPAANALKTQPWTLKIDGLVEKPFEIGVDDLIRKVDLEERLYRHRCVEAWSMAVPWTGFPLSKLVALAKPTSGAKYIRFETFMDKAMAPGQRAFFYPWPYTEGLTLAEAGNDLAFMVTGIYGKPLPNQFGAPIRVAVPWKYGFKSAKSLVKVSFTADRPKTFWEGLQASEYGFWANVNPAVPHPRWSQASERVLGTDQRVPTLIYNGYGEQVAGLYKGLEGERLFV; encoded by the coding sequence ATGTTGATCAAGCGCAAGCGCGGTTGGGAAATTCCCGAGCATCTGGTTACGCCGGAGGCCGTCTTCCTGAACCGGCGCACGCTGATCGGCGGTGCGGCCGGACTGGCGGCCGGATCGCTCCTGGGTGGCCGGGCTGTCCGCGCCGCCACGGGCGATCAGCCGCTCTACCCGGCGCCGCAGAACCCCGCCTACGCCCTCGACCGGCCGCTGACCCCGGAGCGTTTCAGCGCCGACTACAACAATTTCTACGAATTCGGCACGTCGAAGACCGTGCTGCCGGCCGCGAACGCGCTCAAGACCCAGCCCTGGACGCTGAAGATCGACGGGCTCGTGGAGAAGCCCTTCGAGATCGGCGTCGACGACCTGATCCGGAAGGTCGACCTCGAGGAGCGGCTCTACCGCCACCGTTGCGTCGAGGCGTGGTCTATGGCGGTTCCGTGGACGGGGTTCCCGCTCTCCAAGCTCGTGGCGCTGGCCAAGCCGACCTCGGGAGCGAAGTACATCCGCTTCGAGACCTTCATGGACAAGGCGATGGCGCCCGGTCAGCGCGCCTTCTTCTATCCCTGGCCCTACACGGAAGGCCTGACGCTCGCGGAGGCCGGGAACGACCTCGCCTTCATGGTCACCGGGATCTACGGCAAGCCGTTGCCCAACCAGTTCGGCGCGCCGATCCGCGTCGCCGTCCCGTGGAAGTACGGTTTCAAGTCGGCGAAGTCGCTGGTGAAGGTGTCGTTCACGGCCGACAGGCCGAAGACCTTCTGGGAAGGGCTGCAGGCGTCGGAATACGGTTTCTGGGCCAACGTGAATCCGGCCGTTCCGCATCCGCGCTGGAGCCAGGCATCCGAGCGCGTGCTCGGGACCGACCAGCGCGTGCCGACGCTGATCTACAACGGCTACGGCGAGCAGGTCGCCGGCCTCTACAAGGGGCTGGAGGGCGAGCGGCTGTTCGTGTGA
- a CDS encoding LysR family transcriptional regulator: MDWDKIRIFLNVAEAGSFTKAGDDIGLSQSAVSRQISALERELKAPLFHRHARGLLLTEQGDLLFRAARDMKLRLENTRARLVETSERPTGDLKVTTTVGLGTSWLSQRVGEFLDLYPDVRIELILTNEELDLAMREADVAIRMRRPAQPDLIQRRLFTVHYHAFASQDYVKRFGEPKTIEDLDDHRLVSFGGNEPSYLLAAHWLADAGRDGRERRHVHLTVNNIGALQRAMEAGAGIGILPDYAVDGDQQLVQVLRDTEMPSLESYLVYAEEMRSVARVQAFRDFLVSKAQRWTY; this comes from the coding sequence TTGGATTGGGATAAGATCCGGATCTTCCTCAACGTCGCGGAGGCAGGCAGCTTCACCAAGGCGGGCGACGATATCGGGCTCAGCCAGTCGGCCGTCTCTCGGCAGATCAGTGCGCTGGAGCGCGAGCTGAAGGCGCCGCTGTTCCACCGCCATGCGCGGGGCCTGCTCCTCACCGAGCAGGGCGATCTTCTGTTCCGCGCCGCGCGCGACATGAAGCTCCGCCTGGAAAACACGCGGGCGCGCCTCGTCGAGACCTCCGAGCGGCCGACGGGCGACCTCAAGGTGACCACGACCGTGGGACTCGGGACGTCGTGGCTGTCGCAGCGTGTGGGCGAATTCCTCGACCTCTACCCGGACGTGCGGATCGAGCTGATCCTCACCAACGAGGAGCTCGATCTCGCCATGCGCGAGGCGGATGTCGCCATCCGCATGCGGCGTCCGGCCCAGCCGGATCTGATCCAGCGGCGGCTGTTCACCGTCCACTACCACGCGTTCGCAAGCCAGGATTACGTCAAGCGCTTCGGCGAGCCGAAGACCATCGAGGATCTCGACGACCATCGCCTCGTGTCGTTCGGCGGCAACGAGCCGTCATACCTCCTCGCCGCGCACTGGCTGGCCGATGCCGGCCGCGACGGGCGCGAGCGGCGCCACGTCCATCTCACCGTGAACAACATCGGTGCCCTGCAGCGCGCCATGGAGGCGGGCGCGGGGATCGGGATCCTGCCGGATTACGCGGTCGACGGCGACCAGCAGCTTGTTCAGGTGCTGCGCGATACCGAGATGCCGAGCCTCGAGAGCTACCTGGTCTATGCGGAGGAAATGCGCTCCGTGGCCCGGGTCCAGGCGTTCCGCGACTTCCTGGTGTCGAAGGCGCAGCGCTGGACCTACTGA